Below is a genomic region from Amyelois transitella isolate CPQ chromosome 4, ilAmyTran1.1, whole genome shotgun sequence.
GGAAATAGCGCCTTTTTACATTAAACTCGCGAATATaccaataatgaaatattaaaaactaccGGAaccctctctctctctcatctttgagCCCTTCACTTGCTTCAGTGGTCCAGTTGAGTTGGCAATGGAAATCATTTTCTGTAGTCCGGTTACCGGGCCAAACTGCTgtgcttattattattagggtTCATATGAACTTCCTTAAATAATCTATTAACATTTACAGGTTCCAGGCAGAAAATGTTAGAGAAATCATCCTGCAGACGATGCAAGCACAGCTAACTGGACGTCAGTACAGGGCGGACCAGGCAGCACACTGGTCCAAAGTCATAGCCAATGCGGTCAGGCAAAAAGTGCAAGAGCTGGATATGAAACGgtgagaaaaaatatacatacttgtGCCATGTTCAAGTAATCTTTTTGTTTAACTCATTTCCTTTATTCAATGTCAAGGCAGGCGTATGGGTAAGGTAACCATAGAGAATAGGCGCATGTTATGAGAGCCTATCGCTGACTTGTTGACAAGGCAAATAGTTTAAATGACTCTGCTAGACGTAACTAATATTGTACTCATCAAACATTACAGGAGTGGGATTAAGTTGTTATAAACACTATTCAAacaatactataaaaaaatacatcaacttatatgtttatattttgttttcaggtATAAAATAATGGCGCAATCAACCATCATTGAAATGAAAGGTGCCGGCGTGAAGTGCGCACAGCGATGTATATGGGACCCCGAGACTGACGCCTACGTAGACGACATTTTTAAGAACGACACCATCTTTTGTTATACAATCGTCTATGGAGTTTACATGTATTGAGTATATTCGAGTCTGTAAGGTTTTGGTAAAAGTTTTTCAAGATTGATGAGTAAGTTCCTatataagttatatataaGACTTGAACTTCGGTTCATATCCCAGTTATAATAAGCAACAATACAATGAAtagttttacaaattaaagaatattctttattcttaTGAATCTATGCTAAAGTTTTATGGAAtcttaatattagtttaaaaatttattttcattgtcaCCTAAACATTGAAAGTTatagttaataatataaattatggtCGTTCTTGTTGTTAGTTTATAATTTCACGAAGAATATTATTAACCAATgctgtttgttattttaccagtacaattaataaattattagataCCTTTTTCTTTCATGCCTAGAAAAGAAAGTCAGATCTGAGGTAAGACCAAAGGTTaggtgtaaaaataatatctataaaaataaaaaatatgaactgaCAGTTAAACGTTGTGCCTTGTATGAAGTATCTTAATAAatgaaagtttttaattttaatttgatgtaCCTGAatatttgtgttgtttgaaaaataataagcagAAATTCGGAACGGGAACttatgtaattaaaactttttttttaaagaaaatgttgtaaataaatttgttttaataaaatttcctagtttaatttaaatctgaaTATAAAAACGAATATACAAGAAAACACATTTTTGCGATTATGAGTAAATCACGGAAAATTCGCATAACCAAAAGTGgtgtgtttaaattatttggcTGTGATCTAATATTTCTCTAAACAATTTATTAGGATGTCGCTACAGAAgttattatttcaatcaattttCACGTTTTGGCTAATGTTGTACTCATATACGGATGCTTTTGGGTGCTAATTTAGCTAATATTTTGCGGAATTTGATACTGAGATACATGTAtttgtcacgtctttatccctaatgTGATAGGCAGAGTCtcaggttgctaactcattTACTGCTTAAATCTCGTTCCCtactatttttttccttagAGAAAATAAAGGATGGGTGCGATTTCAGCAGTGAATGTAGGACAATAATGAACGATACGATGATATAATAACTAGGTTGTTCTGCTCCTGGTAGTGCtgtaatatataagtaaaatatctaCCTGTAAAGATTTAAGACCCTTCAGTATGTTCGTATACTGCTGACACAAGCCGCACTGTACCATGAACTCCTTGCAGTCATGTGCCACTGGCACCACGTTAGGACACGGCCGATCTGAGTCACatctgtgaaaaaaaaataaaaaggtcaTCGCACCTTATCGCCCATAACTCTTATTAGACAAAGTTGGTAGGTAGGCTCAATCGTCTCATGATAAACAGTTACCGTAAGTTTATAAAGTCACacgattttttaattaaaggcCACTTTTCAATAGGTAAAGAATAAACCacctacctatttaaaatttgtgccGTATGTTCCAAGGCAATGTTCACTTTTTTCTCAGATACTTTTGAAAGCCCTTACATccaataagtacctataacgGTACTCTTAAGGTGTAAATGTGCAATGGTAGACAATGTCACAGGCATTTCTTAAGAGTACCTAGTACATTGGATTTCAGAGGCATAATACAGATCTTGACACTGGACATGCAGGACCCGACAGTCGTAGGTAGTAgtattaaaaacttacttgAATCGCATATAGTTCTCATTCATGTCGCCATAAAGAGGCCAGTTCTGCTCGCACGGGACACAGTGGCAGTCGAACCAGTACTGCTCCTTCATGTCCGCCTGCCTCTTCTCCTTTGGAACCGTCGTGAAGATTGGCCCGTAGTTTTCTGATACCTCCTCGCCTTTCTTGATGTTCTTTACGGCCCGCACAACTATTCTCTCGCCACAGAAATATCTGAAGTATAGTgtttttttagaattaatCTTCGTTAAAGTAactatgttattaatgtttagAGTAGTAGAGGGTCAGTTTTCGTACCGAAAAAGTGCTCAATCAAAGCGCACAGATTCAAATCCTACGCCCCACGTGTACCAATGCCTTTTTTCCGATTCTTTATCAGTTTTATTGCTAACTGAcgttctataaatattttgcggAAATCTGCACATCCAACtaacatgatccaatatgggtcaTTTGTTAAGAGTTCCTATGGGTCCGGATCTCCGACGGACTGAGACCCGGTTGTTGTTTAAAAATCGCTTATGAAGCTGTAGTATTGTATATGATTAGTTTACCTTTGCttaacatattcataatgtatgtttctgctacatatgtaagtacttattatttttatgggcaataaagaaaCATTACAATTTTACAGCATTTTGAATTGTGAATGGGATTCTGTAGTCGATCATAGTTTACCTCACTACACTTGGATCGCACGAGTGGTTGAACAGAGCCAGTGTTGGAAATACAGCTCCCGCCAAGAAAACAGATTTTCCGTCATGTTTGAGAACGTTTTTCCCGACTTTAGGCTTCGGACATTGCAGCTCGAAAACTTCATGAGCATTAAACTGCAATATTTCGAGATTCTTCAAGACTAGTCCTCCAAAGAGTTCCACATCccctttatatttttcatctaTTCCCATAGATTTTATCTCCTCCATAGTTATCGGTTTATCCCTTGGTTTACCGTTAAAATAGCCACTAATTTCCAATAATTTCACGAGAAAAGCCGTCATTTGAGCTCTGTGCAGGAAATCTTGTTTAGTTCTCTTATCTTCGTGAGCtactaaattataaacatttctgTAATCTTCAGTTTTGTATGGACTCGAAGGTTTGCTTTGTAATTCTTTATTCATATTGACGAAGTAGTCCTTCTTGTTCTGTGTTATCATCCTGAGGGCTATGTGGCAGGTGATCGAGCAGCCTGATTTCCATATGATTGGTAGAATAGAGCATTCGAAACCATGGTATGATTTTTGGGCGGCTTCCAAGCATTTCTCGCCACAGAATATCACGTTTGGACATTTTGGACACGGTAACGGGATTGGgcatctgaaaataaaagttttcgtTATAATTAACTGCAACATTTTCAGTGTTCATTTTTGTGCCTATTGCAAACATACCCATTATTACCTAGTGCCATTCTCATTGATCTGTTACAAGCTCTCTGACGCGTAAACTGAAGAAAGATTTCAAATTGTTCTCTCTGCTCTACCGGTGAGCGAGGAAAatgataagtatgtattaactTCAAATGTACTAACCGTGTACttctattaaaagaaaaacttactTGATGAAACAATTCTGACAATGAGTCTTTGAAAATTCCCCCAACAAGACCGCACTGTACGGCCGCTCTACCAGCAACATTTCCCCTGCTTCTATGTCCCTGGTAGCTACAGCGAATCTCCCCCGTGTTTCATCCTGATCTATCTGGATTGCTTCTGAAGCAGCAGGGTATAACGGATTATGCTTTCCTGGAAGCTTCGCTTTAGGCGGGGTTGTCTTCAAAGGCTCGGGGTCTTTGGGGTGCCCAGCCAAGATAAGCCCTTTGTTTAAAATCTCCAGCATAAGTTTTGCATCGGTTCGCATTTTTTGACGCTTTTCTTTGTCTAATTTGTTTGCTTCGTCCAGCGCGCTTATTGTATCTCTGTGAATAACAGAATTCTTGTAAGTACTTTATGGTATGGTAAGTATACGAGTAATATAGGATTAAGAGCAGTCAGATGGTGGGTAGTCGCTTCCAGACAAAACACCATGGTGGGCACTCCTATCTAAATAAGTGAGCTACTTGCCATGCTACTAGCGAATCAACTCTGCAGGGATCCGGAGTgttctttcgtttcatccacatacaTAACTATGTTCATGCAAATTCGTTGGTTAAGGTGGGGGGAATGTACATCTGACATGAGTTTTCGCTAGGCATTTTTTGGCAGAATATctagttaataatttattgaaatcttGTGATGTTAGTTTAAGTAGTCCCTTACTGAAATGCAGTGACAGCTTCTTGGTTCCTCTTCAGTAGAAGCAGGGTCCTCGCTTTCCTTTCCAGCACTTTGTATCGAAGGTGCCTGGGGTAACCGAGGGCCAGACAGCGTCTGATGTCAGCCAGGGAATCTTCATATTGCTCCAGATGGTTCAGGGCTGCCGATCGGTTCGCAAATACGATAGATAGTTCTTCAGCTGAAATATGATATGCTTgtgtttgttttgaaattaattttatttaatttctcgCTTGTAACGCTCATTAGGTCTTTTACCATGCGCATAcacatctttaaaaaaataggtatatagCACCCACTGATTAATGTTCAACAACTTCCTATTAAATAAGTTTCACTTTTCTAAATTAGGTTGTAGGTATAGAAAATATAAGCATggcatgaaaaaaatactgcgTGTTGggaaaactaataaataaattcaaaacaaaaaaaaacttgcgtAGTTAATCTTATTTGGTGACAATCCTTGAAATTTAACAAATGAAGATTGCTATTTTCCCTctcttaaaattatctttttttcttagtggCCAGTATGTTacttaatcaattaatttttaaacattaggTGTAATGGAATCTTCGGGATCGCGCTGTAGTACTACAGTGCGTATTTGGGGTCCTGGTTGTTCAGTGATATTGACTTCTGAGCATTGTGGCTATAGGCTCTGTTTGCCTCGGTATGAAGAAgtgatatttatgtatgtgcatCATAGTATGTGTTGTTCTAATTTTCCTGTATGtaactttgtaaaattttccattttacaaacaaatgcttttaaatcttaaaaggGTCACCGACATAAAACCGTCATGTCATTATATAAAATGGGAATAATAGGTGATATCTGTTTACAATTATTCATACCTAATTCTCGGAACAAACGGACGGCGAGGAAAACGCATTCAAAGCTTTAGAAGTGTATCGATTTATTTACACAATCGTGACAGTTATAGGATTCCTAGTAAGTAGCCAAGAGACCTCTGAAAAGAAGAGACTTACGTGATCGGTAGGTTCGTTCGTAGTAGTAATAGTTCGATCATTGAATACGTACGtgaaaaatgattattttcccgttttttaTGGCGCAGTGACTATTAACGTAGGTAAGAAGGAAATATATACAGGTATTCTAGTAGAATAGAACATTTACAGAACCAACTAAAAGTATTCACTTGTACTAagttacatatagtcacgtctttatctcttacggggttgaCAAAACCTACAATCTCAAAAAGtgtaaaaggccacgttcagaaaAATAGCTAAGGTACTATGATTATATACTGAGATTTGAATAGCGATACtcatacttaggtacctaaatatttaataggtaTACCTAATTTATACTTGAAGTACCTATCTAAATGATAGAGAAAGTGACTTAAGTATTCTGTAGAAGGGCTTCATCTTAGATAATTACTTATTTGCGGTCGGTAACCCAGCACCGCTCCACTAATGCAATATCCACAAATTGCTCAGAAAACTTACTTTCTTTGGCTGGCATTTGCAGCATACTTTGGCTGTACATGACCAACGCCATTGCCCAATCACCTTTCTGCACCGCCTTGTTCCCTTCATCCTTCAGCAATTTCGCCTTCTGAATGTCCTTCTCCACTGGGAATCGGCCACCTGTCTGACATTTCACCACGTCGGCACTTAAATCATAACTTTTTACAACGTCGAGACTGCACAAGTAGGATGCGCGTTTTGCATTGCATTCTAAATTAGCAAAATTATTTCGAGTAACGTCGTCAATGCTATGGTTCACTTTTTCGTGGAATTTCTTGAAGAAACCGTCCATTTCTTGTGtcattttttcagtttgttagAACTGTGGATTGTGTTTGGTATATTGAAGGTTAATACAACTACACGTGAAAGCCGGCGGCTCGTGGGACTATCCGGATTTTCTATTTTGGTAATTAGGACGCGGATCTGTGCATCACTTCAGTATGCTTTTGAGTAGCATCTTGTGTATTGACATTACCTACATGATTTTCGTGagcatacaaaaaaattctagATGTCTTTAGATTGTgctttaacttatttatgttttatgaaattacTATAGGTACCGATGTAACTGTCTAGGAGTTTTTTTGTAAGacaatcataattaatttcgtATAAGTAGTGTAGGTACATAAGGATTATAGATGTAGAAGAACTTGTAGATTCGGTATAAACATCACAATGTTCTCAGTCAAGAGATGTCGTTCTTTTTTGTTGTCTGAGATTAATTTTAACCTAGGGTTGCTGCGGCTATATTGTTAAATGAgtgattaattttcattagaTATTGTCTGATTGTGAATTATAGTATGAATGTTTCACTAGTTTAAAATGTGtgtacttaatttttcttatCGTACATTTCTGAATAATCCTCATTGCTCATCAAACTTGCCAATGAAACTTTTTGTAGGTATCTACTGTATTAGTGATTTTTACATGTGAGGAAAGCCATGGGCGAAGTCTAGTTTTTCATCAACCCTTAATGTAGTTATTGCGTTACTGATGGACATGTGTCAAAAAtgctattattaataaaaatgagcTTCTTAACTGCCGGTATACAAGGTTCTAACAAGGgttatttaacttaaaatagaACAGATGAGATCGGTATTCATTTGTCATGGTATCCCTAAGTCTAGATGGGATGACGTCAAGATTCACGGACGACTGGGTTCGACCTTGCCATTACTTAATAAGAATAATCATGgacttagtatttttattgttagtaGGTGTGTTATGTGATAGCTAAATACGAGTACCTAATAGTAAATGAATGTTGGTACGCACCTAGGtattaagcattttttttgtctCGTCTCTACATAGGAAACTCTTACCTgtgcttttaataaattgaatttgaaaaagtaacaGTAGCCTTTAGTTCAGAAATCAATCTTCGTCTATCTCGTTAGTCCCATTGACTTATCCCATGTTGGATTTAACATACCTAcactaaaaaatatctatgcaCATtattgttcaaacaaacaccATCGCGAGGTCTGCATGTGccaccaaaaaaaaactagatcGTAAAAGATATTAATCATTTTTTCCCTGTACGCTAATATAATTCTAGGTAACAAATGATACTCAGAAATTATCAGTCGTGCTTGACGTCATATCGCTTGGTAATTCCTAAAAGCACAACTTGGAAGCCTCGACCATAGCATGTTAAGACCAGAATAGGTACCGACAAAACATCTGCATAGCTCACGTGATGAAttgtcatataaaaaatatctactttattaataattatgacaATAGCAACCTTACGTGGTTAAAGTGCTAGCAAGTCAATGACATTCGAACCGTGTTCTCATCACCATACATTTACTAAATCTATGCTCCTCACACGGGCTCTGCATTACAGAAAATGAGCACAAGAGAAAGATCTCAAGGCTTATTAGGCATAcctatttaaagttttataggTTAATATTATGCAACACATCACGTCTTTCTACAGCCTGACGTCATCATGGGTGGAGGGAGCCAAAAGGCAGACAGAGGGAGCGAATAGAGAATAGAGAAAACAGATGATAAGACTTAAAGCTTAGGTTAGTTTGACAGCTctataatgatggaattgcgaTTTAAAGTTATTGCCACGTAACGTGTCGCAACGCCCATTTCCAAGGAGAAAAAACATACTCAGAATGTGTGTTTTTGACTTTGTCTTTTACGATCTAGAATGCTCTTAATAACaagtaatatattaaaataaatatataagtcgTAGTTGTTGATGGAAAATCCTGTCTGTAATTGATTAGCATTTAAGTCAAGCGGTGCCTACTAATTGTcattaattaacaatattttaaaattctttgttGCATCAGGAGGTATTGTGCATAAACATACTCGTACCTACATTATGCAGAGGTCGGTACTAATCTACATTACTTTGTCGCATAAGATCAGTCTATGCTAACAACTTCTCtattaaatgcaaaaaaaaagaaatccttacttatttatcttgtttttaattttctctcCTCATTTAGGTATTCGCCtgtcattttataattattctcTTTGTTAACAACATAACCCTTTCAAAATAATAGGCGCCGAAATCGTGACGCAAATGCTAAAATGATTTTGGCTTTGTGTTCTGTgactaaatatacaaaatatgaaCTTTGTGACCGAGTCACGTACTTGATACACTAAccggaataaaaataaaactaaattactcCGCAGGATCCGGGTGAACTGACTATATGCGTAgtattgttttacttttttatttttatttatctgatAGGTATGTAAGCAATATTAAAAggtgttattaaatt
It encodes:
- the LOC106129337 gene encoding dynein light chain Tctex-type protein 2B produces the protein MADEEVAEEEVVSVGGPLVSETLISPAGAEKPLAPPKYEVRPGLGEKFQAENVREIILQTMQAQLTGRQYRADQAAHWSKVIANAVRQKVQELDMKRYKIMAQSTIIEMKGAGVKCAQRCIWDPETDAYVDDIFKNDTIFCYTIVYGVYMY
- the LOC106129336 gene encoding SET and MYND domain-containing protein 4 encodes the protein MTQEMDGFFKKFHEKVNHSIDDVTRNNFANLECNAKRASYLCSLDVVKSYDLSADVVKCQTGGRFPVEKDIQKAKLLKDEGNKAVQKGDWAMALVMYSQSMLQMPAKETEELSIVFANRSAALNHLEQYEDSLADIRRCLALGYPRHLRYKVLERKARTLLLLKRNQEAVTAFQDTISALDEANKLDKEKRQKMRTDAKLMLEILNKGLILAGHPKDPEPLKTTPPKAKLPGKHNPLYPAASEAIQIDQDETRGRFAVATRDIEAGEMLLVERPYSAVLLGEFSKTHCQNCFIKCPIPLPCPKCPNVIFCGEKCLEAAQKSYHGFECSILPIIWKSGCSITCHIALRMITQNKKDYFVNMNKELQSKPSSPYKTEDYRNVYNLVAHEDKRTKQDFLHRAQMTAFLVKLLEISGYFNGKPRDKPITMEEIKSMGIDEKYKGDVELFGGLVLKNLEILQFNAHEVFELQCPKPKVGKNVLKHDGKSVFLAGAVFPTLALFNHSCDPSVVRYFCGERIVVRAVKNIKKGEEVSENYGPIFTTVPKEKRQADMKEQYWFDCHCVPCEQNWPLYGDMNENYMRFKCDSDRPCPNVVPVAHDCKEFMVQCGLCQQYTNILKGLKSLQDTEMLYRIGRGAMEEGKYGEAVKKFIEVLKLYDATLAPPYRSYYDCVQDLRRCMLAMGNYSIV